The genomic region TAAAAACGAGTTCGACGATACCAAGCGGATCGATTGCCGTTTTTCTCCCCTCTCGCCGAAAAAATTTTCTCCGATTGAAAACGCTTATTTCAAAATCACCGGAGCCGCGACTACCAAAGGCTATACGGTCTCGATCTTTCCCAAGAAAAAAATGAAACTTTATCCCGTTGCGTTCAATCTATCGAAATCGATCCAGACCTATGCGGCGGATACGGCGCAAGCGAAACAATGGACCGTGCTGGGATATGAGTACATTCCCCCCTTGCTCGACGCACCCGCGCCGAAATCATCGGCGATTAATTTCCCGGTACGAATCGAAAAAAATATCGAACCTTACGTCGGAGGGCTTGATCTCAAGGGGAATCCGATCAAAATTACCCGTGCTCAGGATGTTACCGACTATATGCAGATGAAAAAAGCGTACGACGCAAAAGACTACGCCCAGGTGCTGGATTTAGCCGATTACACCCTGAAACACTATCCGAAAACGGTTTTTCGAAGCGAGCTGATGCTCCATCAGGTACGGGCCTATCATGAGCGCGGCAACCACGAAAAAGTAGTCGAGATCGCCAAACAGTTTTTGCGCGATTATTCGTCGGATCAAAACGTCGCCGAAGTACTGGCCGATACGGCCAACGCTTACGGAAAACTGGGGCAAACGGCCGATGCCGATTATTTTTACGATCGCCTCTTCAAGGAACATGGCGACAGCCCTTTTGCGGCGGTCGGGATGATTTACAAGGCCAAACAGGTCGAATTCGGGGGATCGCCCAAGCGCGCGATGTATTATTATCAAAAAGCGCTTGATACGACTCAGGACGTCGATGTTGCGTCGCAGGCTGCGTTCAGGCTCGCACAGATGGAACTCAGTGGCGGAAATACGGAAAAGGCGGCCGAGTACGCCGACAAAATCATTAAAGCCAATCCGAAATATTTGACGAAAGTGCGTAACGATGCGATCAATATGTCCGATATGTTCGTGTACCGCAAAGATTTCAAAACGGGAATACGGATTGCCGAAGCTCTCCTCAACGGCGCCGATCCCAAAAGCGCCGAGCACGAAGTACTGTTGAAAAATCTCGGGTTGCGCCTTGCGCAGGGGGATCGCAAGAGCGAAGCGCTCAAACGGTTCAACGAATACCTCAAAACGTACAAATACGGGGATTACGTCGCAGAAGTTCGGCGTGCGAAAGACGGCCTCTTTTTTGAAGAGCAGGAGAGCAATGCGACCGGGCAGATCAAAAAATACGACGAACTGATACAGCGTTACGGCAACGAAAGTGTCGGGCGCAAAGCCCTCTACAAAAAAGCGCAGGTACTGTTCAAGCAGAAAAAATACAAAGAGGTGCTTGAGCTAGAGAACGAACTTCACCGTCTTGACTCCGAAGAGTTCCCCAAAACGAACGCACTGATTACCCAAAGTGCGATCGGTCTGGAACAACAGTATCTCAAAGAGGGGAAATGCTCCGATGCGATGGCGATTCAGAAGATGTATAAGACAAAGCTTGAAGCGCGATGGGACGGTCTTTTGTTCGATTGTGCCGTCAAAACGACCCAGTATGCCGTTGCCATAAAAATCGCCGAACCGCATCTCAAAAGCAAATCCCTCCCCGAACGCCAAACCTGGCTTTTGCGTATGGCGAAGACCCAGTTTGGCCTGGGGGAATACAAGCAGGCGCTAAAAGCGGGGAACGAACTGGTTAAATTGCTTGAAGCCGAACCAAACCCGGCACTGAACGAGGTCTATCGGATACTCTACGATGCTTCGCAGCGGCTTGGGAATGCGGAGGGGATGATTCGCTACATCAAATCGGTTGAAACGGCGTTCCCCAACGATTTCAAAGACATCGAGCGCTACACACAGATGGTGAGCCTGGGACTTAGACAAAAAAACGAAGCGCTGCTGCAGACCTACGCGCGCAAGGTGATGACGCTTCAAAACCGGACCAAAACCTACACGCAAACCCCCTACATCGAGTTCACACTGGCCCAGTCGCTTCAAAACGTCGAGAAAGATGCCGAAGCGTTGCAGGTACTTAAAACGCTGAACGCCCGAAAACTCAATGCCGAGAAACGTTCACGGCAGCAATATCTGATCGGAGCCGTTGCCCAAAAGCTCGGACGTACCGCCGAGGCACGCGCGGCATTCAATGCAAGTATCAAAGCCGATAAAAATTCGGCATGGGGTAAACTTGCCAAAGACGCCCTGGCGCTTTTATAAACAGACCGACCCTTTTACCGTGGGGCATCCTACGTTTTTAAAAATGCACTGGCGGCGGTATAAAGCTCTTGGGCATTGCCGCCGGCGTACAGGGTGAACTGGTGGGCGTTGAAGGTCTGCTGCCGCTTGGCCAGCTGAGCCGTATGGGTAGTTATACGCTCGCGCAGTTCGTTCAAATCGGATTTTCCGTCAAGGTATTCGAGTACTTCGATGATACCGATCGCTTTCATACTGTTGGGGCTTCTGCCGTAGAGGCGCTCAAGTTCGGCAACTTCGTCGACGATACCCTCTTGGATCATTTTTTCCGTTCGAAGCGCGATTCTCTCCCTCAAGACACTTCGCTCGATTTTCAGTTCAAATACCGGACACCCGGTGAGAACCGGACGCGGGGGATGCTGAGCGAACCATTCCGAGGGGGGAAGGCCGCTTTGGAGGTAAATCAGGAGCATTTTTTCGGTTCTGTACGCATCGGCGGGGGTGATTTTGGCCATCGAAACGGGATCAATACGGCACATCATCGCATACGCGCTTGCCTGGTCGCAGAGCAGTTCTTTTGCTTTTTGGAGGGTTTCGGATGAAAAAGAGGGAAGTTCCGAGAGTCCCTCGAGCATGCTTTTGAGGTAAAAGCTGCTCCCCCCGACGATAACAAGGTGTTTTTCCTCTTCGCGCGCATAGTCGCAAGCACGGGAGTATTCGTCGATAAAGGTTATAACGCTGGCGTTATGATCCGGTGGGAGACGGTCTATCCCGAAATGGGGAACCCGCGAGAGTTCAGACCGGGAAGGCTTGGCCGAAGCGATATCGATTTCACGGTAGACGCTCAGCGAATCGATCGAAAGGATGACCGCGTTGTGTTCGCTTGCAAGCGAAAGAGCGAGGTCGCTTTTCCCCGATGCGGTAGAACCGATGATTGCCAGTTGTTTCATGACGAAATTATACCCGATGGCGGATGAGAAGAGATCGACCCCGCTCAAAGAGAATTTACGATAAAATAAATTCCATACTTAACCGAGCAAAAGGCGATACGTGAAGCGACTGGCGAAAAAACTGCAGGATTTTAACGAACTGGTGATGTTTCAGCACACCGTTTTTTCGCTCCCGTTCATCTTTATCGCGATGATCGTCGCGGCGGAAGGGTGGTTCGGCTCGACCTTGCTCATTCTGGGCGCTTTGGCGGCAGTCACCGCACGCAACGCGGCGATGGGGTTTAACCGCTACGTTGACCGTATCTACGATGCGCACAACCCGAGGACGGCCGGACGCCCCAGCGTTGACGGTCGGCTCAAACCCGCTTCGATCGCAATTTTCACGGCGGTGAACGCGATAGCTTTTATGGCGGTGGCTTATTTTATCAACGATCTGGCGTTTGCGCTAAGCGGGCCGATCCTTATCGTGCTGCTTAGCTATTCGTATTTCAAGCGTTTCAGCGCACTGGCCCACATCGTGCTGGGGGTGTCGCTGGGGCTTGCTCCGATCGCCGGTGCCGTCGCGGTACTGGGGAGCGTTCCGGAGTGGTCGGTATGGCTGAGCATCGGCGTTGTTTTCTGGGTCGCGGGGTTTGATTTGCTCTACTCGCTGCAGGACATGGAGTTTGACCGCGAACGGGGCCTGCACTCCATCCCCTCAAAATTCGGCAGTTCCGCAACGCTGGGGATTTCAGCCCTGTTTCACATGCTTGCCGTCGTTTTTTGGGCGGTCTTCGTGCAGGAAGCGGCACTGGGGTATTTCGCGATTGCCGCGGTGGTATTTGCGGCATTGATGTTAGGCTATGAACATTACCTGGTACGGCGCGATTTTACCCAGATCGACCGAGCCTTTTTTACGGTCAACGGCTATTTGGGATTCGTATTTATCGGACTTATCATCTTGGACAAGGTTGCAGCATGAACGACGTACGTTTGATAGAAGCTCCTCTGGAGATTGTTTTCGACAAAGTTTCGGTCAATGAAAGCGAATTCGAAAGAGAATACGCACGCTTAAGCGAGACCGATGACGACGCCATAGGCCAATGGCTCCGAACCGCAAAAGCCAAAGGGGAAACGAGCGACAGCGATCCGGTCGTTATTCACCTGCTCGTCGAACTGTACCGTAAAATGGACCGGCTCGAGCACCTGATCCTCAATAACGTGCCGCAGCGTCTTACTTTGTCGGTTGACGCGGCGATTGCCCAGATCGGATTCGAACATTTCGAATTGCTTGAGCCCCTGCTCGAGCCGGGTGAAACCTATTACGGCCGATTGGAACTTCCGGTTCATCCCAAAAGGGAGACGGCCCTTTATTTCGAAGCGCTGACCCCGTCGTTGGCGCGGATCAGCCGGATCCACCCCAGAGACGAGAGTGAATGGGGTGCGTATATGATGGCTCGCGAGCGGGCGATGATCCGCCACCTGAAAGGGCACGAATGAGTTACGGGATCGAGATCGCCCTGGTCGCCCTGGCCGTCATGGTCGTAGGGTTGATCTACTACGTCGTGACTAAAGAGGGGGAGACGACGTCACAGATCCGTGCCGTGGCCAAAGCGGTTGAAGAGTTGCACCGCGAACTGTTTATGATGGACAAACGCCTCAAGCAGGAGCTGGAAATCATGGCATCTCTGCAAGAGAGCGTCCCGCGTTCACAGGATTCGCTGCATGCCGAAGTAGGGCGCGAAGTGAACGAGATATCGGTGCCGATTATGGAATCGCTGGGAGCGATCGAGGGAACGCTTTCGGCCTACAAAGAAAAGACCGAAACCCGTCTGCGTTACCTTGAAGAGCGGATCCGGAACCTGTCGTTGCCCACTTCCATCAGCGGACTCGATGATGAGAAAGTGATCAGTCGTTACAATGAAGGGATGGAAGTCGACGCAATCGCCAAAGAGTTGCGATTGTCCAAAGCCGAAGTGGAATTTGTATTGAAAATTAATCAACTCAGATAGTTATAAGGTTTATCAGCTATAATTTCGGTCTCTTTAAAAGATGCGTCCGTAGCTCAGCTGGATAGAGCACCGGTTTGCGGTACCGGCGGTCAGGGATTCGAATTCCTTCGGGCGCACCATCTTTGAAAGTCTTCCATTTCATTTCTTCCTTAATAAATCACTACTGCCCGTTAAATTTTTTACCAAAACCTTACGTCTGTTTTCGCAATCAGGTCAAATCAGTCCGCGCAGTTTTCCCCATGCAAGGCCAAGATACTCGTGGAACGCCGCTTCGGAACGTTGCAGCCCTTCGGCCGATGGGAATTCCCATAGCTCATTGCGCTTTTTGACCTGGAAATCGGTCGGAGCGGGGAGTATATTGACCCCAGCCTTGGCAAAAAGGGCGGCGGCTCTGGGCATATGCGAAGCGGAGGTGACGAGAACCAGAGGTTGGCCGCCCACGATCGATTTCGCCGCCAATGCCTCTTCGGCGGTATCTTTCGGGGTCTCAAGAAGAATGATGTCGCTTGAAGGCACCCCCAGCGTCATCGCCATCTCGCCGTTTTTCCGGGCATTGGAGACGGCATCGGTATAACCGAATCCGCTGAAGATCAGTTTCATACCCGGACGGCTTTTGTAGAGGGCCACCCCTTCGTTCACGCGGACCAGCGATGCCGTGCCAAGCTGTGAGGAGAGGGGGATGTCGGGATTGCTCACATGACCGCTTCCCAGTATGTGAATGTAGCGTACATCCTCAAGCGCTGTAGGGTCCAATCGGGGATAACGCTCTTCGAGGGGGGCAATCAGCAGAGAAGAAAAAGGGGCGTAGGAGAGGAGGGTTATCCAGACAAGTGATACGAGAATAACCCTCTTGGACCATTTGAGGTACCCGCGGTGCCACAGGTAAAGCCCGATCCCAAACAGGATCAAAAAAAGGGGGAAAGGCATCAGCAGCGAACCGAGGGCTTTTTTGAGAAAAAACATTTAGGCTTTGGCTTTGCGCGCCGCAATCTCGCTCAAAAAAGTTTCCAGATCGTATTTGCTGCGGTACTGGGGAGTGAGGATATGGATCAGGATGTCGCCGAGGTCGACCGCGATCCAATCGCCGCTTTCGTCAACTCCGAGGAATTGTTCTTCGGGCTTGAGCCCTTTTTTAAGGTAGTCGAGCAGGGCGAACGTATGGCGTTCGTTCAGAGACGACGCGATGACGACGTAATCGGCGAAATAATCGCCTCCTTTTAGATCGAATACTTCGATCGCCTCGGCTTTGTTCTGGTCCAGAATCTGGCTGATTTTTTCAATTCTTGCGTTCATTGCGTTCCTTGTAGTAGGTGATAATTTCGTTTTCGATCTCGGACGAAAGGCCCAACGGGGCGAAACGGGTCCGAAAATCGGTTGAACTGACCGGCACGTCGACGCGCAGCTCGATCATATA from Sulfuricurvum sp. IAE1 harbors:
- the miaA gene encoding tRNA (adenosine(37)-N6)-dimethylallyltransferase MiaA, translating into MKQLAIIGSTASGKSDLALSLASEHNAVILSIDSLSVYREIDIASAKPSRSELSRVPHFGIDRLPPDHNASVITFIDEYSRACDYAREEEKHLVIVGGSSFYLKSMLEGLSELPSFSSETLQKAKELLCDQASAYAMMCRIDPVSMAKITPADAYRTEKMLLIYLQSGLPPSEWFAQHPPRPVLTGCPVFELKIERSVLRERIALRTEKMIQEGIVDEVAELERLYGRSPNSMKAIGIIEVLEYLDGKSDLNELRERITTHTAQLAKRQQTFNAHQFTLYAGGNAQELYTAASAFLKT
- the mqnP gene encoding menaquinone biosynthesis prenyltransferase MqnP, coding for MKRLAKKLQDFNELVMFQHTVFSLPFIFIAMIVAAEGWFGSTLLILGALAAVTARNAAMGFNRYVDRIYDAHNPRTAGRPSVDGRLKPASIAIFTAVNAIAFMAVAYFINDLAFALSGPILIVLLSYSYFKRFSALAHIVLGVSLGLAPIAGAVAVLGSVPEWSVWLSIGVVFWVAGFDLLYSLQDMEFDRERGLHSIPSKFGSSATLGISALFHMLAVVFWAVFVQEAALGYFAIAAVVFAALMLGYEHYLVRRDFTQIDRAFFTVNGYLGFVFIGLIILDKVAA
- a CDS encoding tetratricopeptide repeat protein, with translation MRYWIALSLCFPLFAMELTLQSGKEDSRPYSILHLQDNIPFECRAHKNEFDDTKRIDCRFSPLSPKKFSPIENAYFKITGAATTKGYTVSIFPKKKMKLYPVAFNLSKSIQTYAADTAQAKQWTVLGYEYIPPLLDAPAPKSSAINFPVRIEKNIEPYVGGLDLKGNPIKITRAQDVTDYMQMKKAYDAKDYAQVLDLADYTLKHYPKTVFRSELMLHQVRAYHERGNHEKVVEIAKQFLRDYSSDQNVAEVLADTANAYGKLGQTADADYFYDRLFKEHGDSPFAAVGMIYKAKQVEFGGSPKRAMYYYQKALDTTQDVDVASQAAFRLAQMELSGGNTEKAAEYADKIIKANPKYLTKVRNDAINMSDMFVYRKDFKTGIRIAEALLNGADPKSAEHEVLLKNLGLRLAQGDRKSEALKRFNEYLKTYKYGDYVAEVRRAKDGLFFEEQESNATGQIKKYDELIQRYGNESVGRKALYKKAQVLFKQKKYKEVLELENELHRLDSEEFPKTNALITQSAIGLEQQYLKEGKCSDAMAIQKMYKTKLEARWDGLLFDCAVKTTQYAVAIKIAEPHLKSKSLPERQTWLLRMAKTQFGLGEYKQALKAGNELVKLLEAEPNPALNEVYRILYDASQRLGNAEGMIRYIKSVETAFPNDFKDIERYTQMVSLGLRQKNEALLQTYARKVMTLQNRTKTYTQTPYIEFTLAQSLQNVEKDAEALQVLKTLNARKLNAEKRSRQQYLIGAVAQKLGRTAEARAAFNASIKADKNSAWGKLAKDALALL
- the elyC gene encoding envelope biogenesis factor ElyC, whose product is MFFLKKALGSLLMPFPLFLILFGIGLYLWHRGYLKWSKRVILVSLVWITLLSYAPFSSLLIAPLEERYPRLDPTALEDVRYIHILGSGHVSNPDIPLSSQLGTASLVRVNEGVALYKSRPGMKLIFSGFGYTDAVSNARKNGEMAMTLGVPSSDIILLETPKDTAEEALAAKSIVGGQPLVLVTSASHMPRAAALFAKAGVNILPAPTDFQVKKRNELWEFPSAEGLQRSEAAFHEYLGLAWGKLRGLI
- the rsfS gene encoding ribosome silencing factor codes for the protein MNARIEKISQILDQNKAEAIEVFDLKGGDYFADYVVIASSLNERHTFALLDYLKKGLKPEEQFLGVDESGDWIAVDLGDILIHILTPQYRSKYDLETFLSEIAARKAKA